From Candoia aspera isolate rCanAsp1 chromosome 4, rCanAsp1.hap2, whole genome shotgun sequence, a single genomic window includes:
- the LOC134495800 gene encoding C-type lectin-like: MIHVALMQANPLATQIQKKGTVPLKSLFFLVLSRLSARVITVGPTWHPFCLAESLVVANHIMSYQTKPSNVWIGLHDIRHNGKWRWSDESTYNYKAWMLGKPNLGMKEYCVGLVHLVHGANIPKDSYHQFEEIPIGERRDFTKWNNTACHKLNAYICKHEW; the protein is encoded by the exons ATGATCCATGTTGCATTGATGCAGGCTAATCCACTGGCTacccagatacagaagaaaggaacagtaccacttaaaagccttttcttccttgttttgtcCAGACTGAGTGCCAGAGTTATCACCGTGGGACCCACCTGGCATCCATTCTGTCTGGCAGAGTCTCTCGTAGTGGCTAATCACATCATGTCCTACCAGACTAAACCCAGCAATGTGTGGATTGGATTGCATGACATTAGACAT AATGGAAAATGGAGGTGGTCAGATGAATCTACCTACAACTACAAGGCATGGATGCTGGGAAAACCCAACTTGGGAATGAAGGAATATTGTGTCGGGTTGGTCCATCTTGTACATGGGGCCAATATTCCTAAAGACTCCTATCATCAGTTTGAAGAAATACCCATTGGAGAACGTAGAG ATTTCACAAAATGGAATAACACTGCATGTCACAAACTGAATGCCTACATCTGCAAGCATGAATGGTAG